Proteins from a single region of Geothrix sp. PMB-07:
- the map gene encoding type I methionyl aminopeptidase: MIREQIRYKSRKEIDKLRESCRLAANALRIAARAARPGVSLLELDKIAETYIRQNGATPSFKGYHGFPGTLCTSVNDKVVHGIPSKYVLQEGDIIAIDCGAKLDGFHGDTCLTVGVGKISDEARMLIQTAQLAMFVGIEHCRPGLRLGDMATAVQSFAEERGYSVVREYIGHGLGRDLHEDPQVVFAEQRPGTGFRMEPGMTITIEPILNIGSHRCLVESDGWTVRTQDGKLSAQFEHDVAITRDGPEILSIPDPEFELEDGL; this comes from the coding sequence CTGATTCGCGAACAGATCCGATACAAGAGCCGCAAGGAAATCGACAAGCTGCGGGAATCCTGCCGCCTGGCGGCCAACGCGCTGCGCATCGCCGCCCGGGCCGCGCGGCCGGGCGTAAGCCTGCTGGAACTCGACAAGATCGCTGAAACCTACATCCGCCAGAATGGCGCCACGCCCAGTTTCAAGGGCTACCATGGTTTCCCCGGCACCCTCTGCACCTCCGTGAACGACAAGGTGGTGCACGGCATTCCCTCCAAGTACGTGCTGCAAGAGGGCGATATCATCGCCATCGACTGCGGTGCCAAGCTCGATGGCTTCCATGGCGACACCTGCCTGACGGTGGGCGTCGGCAAGATATCTGATGAAGCCCGCATGCTCATCCAGACGGCTCAGCTGGCGATGTTCGTGGGCATCGAGCACTGCCGCCCGGGGCTGCGCCTGGGTGACATGGCCACCGCTGTGCAATCCTTCGCCGAGGAACGCGGCTACTCCGTGGTGCGCGAGTACATCGGCCACGGCCTGGGCCGGGATCTGCACGAGGATCCCCAGGTGGTATTCGCCGAACAGAGGCCGGGCACCGGGTTCCGCATGGAACCGGGCATGACCATCACCATCGAACCCATCCTGAACATCGGCAGCCACCGATGCCTGGTGGAATCCGATGGCTGGACCGTACGGACCCAGGACGGCAAGCTCTCGGCCCAGTTCGAGCACGACGTGGCCATCACCCGCGACGGCCCGGAAATCCTCAGCATCCCGGATCCGGAGTTCGAGCTCGAGGACGGACTCTAG